The following proteins are encoded in a genomic region of Bacteroidota bacterium:
- the yihA gene encoding ribosome biogenesis GTP-binding protein YihA/YsxC, translating into MFESVQFTGSYNDISSLKERLPEIVIAGRSNAGKSSFINHLTGKPGLARVSSTPGKTQTLNYIKIDNSFYFVDLPGYGYAKVSKKERDAWGRFILKFFNESDMIKLVIHLVDSRVTKSEHDIDFHNFCKSLNAAYVILLTKTDKLNQSELSRSMKQVSETFPGLKMGESIFPYTIKSGKFKKNIISAIKDHLNR; encoded by the coding sequence ATGTTTGAATCAGTACAATTTACCGGATCATACAACGATATCTCAAGCCTTAAAGAGAGGCTGCCCGAGATAGTTATAGCCGGAAGGTCAAATGCAGGAAAGTCTTCCTTCATTAACCATCTGACCGGTAAACCGGGACTTGCACGAGTCAGTTCGACTCCGGGGAAGACCCAGACGCTGAACTATATCAAAATAGATAATTCCTTCTATTTTGTCGATCTCCCCGGCTACGGATATGCAAAGGTGAGTAAAAAAGAGCGGGATGCGTGGGGAAGGTTCATTCTAAAGTTTTTCAATGAATCCGACATGATCAAACTTGTAATCCATCTGGTCGACAGCAGGGTCACAAAAAGTGAGCATGATATCGATTTTCACAATTTCTGCAAGAGCCTGAATGCAGCTTATGTCATACTTTTGACCAAGACCGACAAACTGAATCAGAGCGAACTGAGCCGGTCGATGAAGCAGGTATCAGAGACTTTCCCCGGACTAAAAATGGGAGAGAGCATTTTCCCCTACACAATTAAGTCGGGAAAATTCAAAAAAAATATTATTTCAGCAATAAAAGATCATCTGAACAGATAA
- a CDS encoding GAF domain-containing protein encodes MNKKPLIKIALIALAPVLFLLLFIIGDTVTRIVMGVILVVNLLLLFAVLKKEKEQKTFDQILNDTPKQEPEIDDFDGGAVKVTGVYKPDAPKKESAFKQNTATVKDPPKRSNIITLSDEEPTDISEKYFEITNEAAPGVENNKATISFFLDKTIKLIRENLLSHSAVFFWLNPATRKLNPAAYVVGVNDFRAMSIPVESDLLSQVVSYEKPVYLNGIKDEDEQNLIKYYNSKHGIRSFAAVPVFFDRKIIAVLAIDSKDPEAFGTETLFALGRYVRIITHMLSIVQTGFLEGLAEKRLKVLNAIIDQLLVSTSVDDILAVFEQRLRELIPAKVIYFLDFSGYSKTLKISRVFSTDGVPHFVEGTEVEISNTLAGIQLSNQGPLYYKNLGEEEIPRFSINEEKAEQGSFFTVPLNVNGQLLGILCLESPENNAFTSAETRFVARINSLLSYVFYNHSLQMMLRNDVLYDAETKTLNKKFFMERVDQDLYRIQQFKLPGSLALIAVDKFPEQMELFGGDISSKPLIRLSEFIKLDVNQTSVIGKLDKDVFGVFFFGKDAKTSFMWAERLKTKVAKQSASTPGASGGFTISIGIAPADNKNSFEEIFQPALLALQKAQDGNGGKVCSSI; translated from the coding sequence ATGAATAAAAAACCGCTCATAAAAATAGCCTTGATCGCACTCGCTCCGGTGCTTTTTTTGTTACTGTTCATTATTGGTGATACAGTTACCAGAATAGTAATGGGCGTAATACTGGTTGTAAACCTTCTCCTTCTTTTTGCCGTGTTAAAAAAGGAAAAGGAACAGAAAACCTTTGATCAGATTCTTAACGACACTCCTAAACAGGAGCCTGAAATCGATGATTTTGACGGTGGAGCGGTAAAAGTCACGGGCGTTTATAAACCCGATGCACCCAAAAAAGAATCGGCTTTCAAGCAAAATACTGCTACCGTAAAAGACCCCCCAAAAAGATCCAATATCATTACACTCAGTGATGAAGAACCAACGGATATCAGCGAAAAATATTTTGAAATAACCAATGAAGCTGCTCCGGGGGTGGAGAACAACAAGGCAACGATCAGCTTTTTTCTTGATAAAACGATTAAACTGATTCGTGAGAATCTTCTTTCACACTCTGCCGTCTTCTTCTGGCTGAATCCTGCCACCCGAAAACTGAATCCTGCTGCTTATGTAGTCGGAGTCAACGATTTCAGGGCGATGTCGATCCCGGTGGAGAGCGATCTTTTAAGTCAGGTGGTTAGCTACGAAAAGCCTGTTTATCTCAACGGAATAAAAGATGAAGATGAGCAGAACCTCATAAAATACTACAATTCGAAACATGGCATCAGGAGTTTTGCAGCGGTGCCTGTGTTTTTCGACCGTAAAATTATTGCTGTTCTGGCAATAGATTCGAAGGACCCCGAAGCTTTTGGAACTGAAACACTGTTCGCACTTGGAAGGTATGTCAGAATAATTACTCACATGCTCTCAATTGTTCAAACAGGATTTCTCGAAGGTCTCGCTGAAAAAAGACTGAAAGTGTTAAATGCCATAATCGACCAGTTGCTGGTATCCACTTCTGTGGATGATATTCTTGCGGTATTCGAGCAAAGGTTGCGTGAACTAATACCGGCAAAGGTGATTTACTTCCTCGATTTTTCCGGTTACTCGAAAACCCTGAAAATATCGCGGGTGTTCAGTACCGATGGAGTTCCCCATTTTGTTGAAGGAACTGAAGTTGAAATTTCAAATACCCTGGCGGGAATACAACTCTCGAATCAGGGACCTTTGTACTATAAAAACCTTGGTGAAGAAGAGATTCCCCGCTTTTCAATAAACGAGGAAAAGGCTGAACAAGGGTCTTTTTTTACGGTTCCTTTGAATGTGAACGGGCAGTTACTCGGTATCCTTTGTTTGGAATCTCCCGAGAATAATGCCTTTACATCTGCCGAGACACGATTTGTAGCCAGGATCAACTCTTTGCTATCTTATGTGTTCTATAACCATTCCCTGCAGATGATGTTACGGAATGATGTGTTGTATGACGCCGAAACTAAAACTCTCAATAAAAAATTCTTTATGGAGAGAGTGGATCAAGACCTCTACAGAATTCAGCAGTTCAAGCTTCCGGGGTCACTCGCGCTCATTGCTGTGGATAAATTTCCGGAGCAAATGGAGCTTTTCGGAGGCGATATTTCCTCCAAACCATTGATAAGGCTCTCTGAATTCATCAAACTTGATGTGAATCAAACATCAGTAATAGGTAAACTTGACAAAGATGTCTTTGGAGTTTTCTTTTTTGGAAAAGACGCCAAGACATCATTTATGTGGGCTGAAAGGCTTAAAACAAAAGTTGCAAAGCAGTCTGCATCAACACCGGGAGCATCCGGCGGATTTACAATTTCTATCGGGATAGCACCGGCAGACAACAAAAACAGTTTCGAGGAAATTTTCCAGCCTGCTCTTCTGGCTCTCCAAAAGGCACAGGATGGGAATGGCGGAAAAGTTTGCTCTTCAATTTAG
- a CDS encoding phosphopentomutase, translating to MRNFIFIVLDGVGIGELPDAPNYNDQGSNTLINTALKNGGLNIPNLRSLGLGNIAPVPGGAPAGAPVGAFGKMLEVSKGKDSTSGHWELAGIICPKDFDYFHGGFPPEIVNHFLDATGCKGILGNKAASGTEIIKELGEEHIRTGYPIVYTSADSVFQIAAHEEHFGLQRLYEICEISRNEVLKDYFVGRVIARPFVGESAETFKRTTNRRDYSLDPPAETMLDHLMKNGIKTTGIGKIGDLYNERGLAEIIHTKSNDEGCAATLRAMKENNNSFIMTNLVDFDVYYGHRLDPAGFAKALEDFDRFLPEILTNMDESDILLLTADHGNDPTVTSTDHTREYVPVIITGKGVIPGELGVRTTFADAGKTVLDWFGIDAPIAGTSFLPGRGTNG from the coding sequence ATCAGAAATTTTATCTTTATAGTGCTTGATGGAGTTGGTATCGGTGAATTACCCGATGCTCCCAACTACAATGACCAGGGGAGCAACACCCTGATAAATACAGCTTTAAAAAACGGCGGATTGAACATCCCGAATCTCCGCTCACTCGGACTGGGCAATATTGCTCCGGTACCCGGTGGTGCTCCCGCCGGTGCTCCCGTGGGAGCATTTGGAAAGATGCTTGAAGTCTCTAAAGGGAAGGACTCCACATCGGGACACTGGGAACTCGCCGGGATCATCTGTCCGAAGGATTTCGATTATTTCCATGGTGGATTTCCGCCTGAGATAGTGAATCATTTCCTTGATGCCACAGGATGCAAGGGAATCCTTGGTAATAAAGCTGCATCCGGTACCGAAATTATAAAAGAGCTGGGTGAGGAGCACATTAGAACCGGATACCCGATTGTCTATACTTCAGCCGATTCGGTATTTCAAATTGCTGCTCATGAGGAGCATTTCGGATTGCAGAGATTGTATGAAATATGTGAGATATCACGAAATGAAGTGCTGAAAGACTATTTTGTTGGCAGGGTTATTGCCCGCCCGTTTGTCGGAGAATCTGCGGAAACATTCAAAAGGACAACCAACAGAAGAGATTATTCCCTCGATCCTCCGGCAGAGACAATGCTGGATCATCTGATGAAAAATGGAATAAAAACCACAGGAATCGGAAAAATCGGAGACCTTTACAACGAGAGAGGTCTGGCTGAAATAATACACACGAAATCCAACGATGAAGGATGTGCTGCAACTCTTAGAGCCATGAAAGAAAACAACAACAGTTTTATAATGACCAATCTCGTGGATTTTGATGTCTATTATGGTCACAGACTCGATCCTGCAGGTTTTGCAAAAGCGCTTGAAGATTTCGACCGGTTTCTTCCTGAAATTTTGACAAACATGGATGAATCGGATATTTTGCTTTTGACTGCCGATCACGGAAACGACCCGACAGTTACATCGACCGATCATACAAGGGAATATGTTCCTGTGATCATTACCGGAAAAGGAGTGATACCCGGTGAGCTGGGTGTCAGAACTACTTTCGCAGATGCAGGGAAGACTGTTTTGGACTGGTTCGGAATCGATGCTCCGATAGCCGGTACGAGTTTTTTACCCGGCAGAGGAACGAACGGTTAG
- a CDS encoding EutN/CcmL family microcompartment protein, translated as MIIGRVIGTIWSTKKDENLVGAKFLIVRELDLELKDKTNFVIAVDSVGAGEGEVVLVATGSSARQTNITKNKPVDAVIMAIIDKLDKTD; from the coding sequence TTGATTATTGGAAGAGTAATTGGAACGATCTGGTCAACGAAAAAAGATGAGAACCTCGTTGGAGCAAAATTTTTGATCGTCCGTGAGCTTGATTTGGAATTAAAAGACAAAACGAATTTTGTAATAGCCGTTGACAGCGTAGGAGCCGGAGAAGGTGAAGTGGTGCTTGTGGCAACCGGAAGCAGTGCCCGACAGACCAATATAACAAAGAACAAACCGGTTGATGCTGTAATAATGGCAATAATCGACAAACTCGATAAGACGGATTAG
- a CDS encoding EutN/CcmL family microcompartment protein, whose protein sequence is MFLAKVIGNLWATRKYESLEGSSFRIIQPINADHQKTGSPIIAVDTVGAGPGEVVVYITASEAVIPLPVDMAPVDASIVAIVDSLYTNKNL, encoded by the coding sequence ATGTTCCTCGCAAAAGTGATCGGAAATTTGTGGGCTACCAGAAAGTATGAGAGTCTTGAAGGCTCCTCTTTTAGAATTATTCAGCCGATTAATGCAGATCACCAAAAAACAGGAAGCCCGATTATTGCAGTTGATACTGTTGGTGCAGGTCCCGGTGAAGTTGTGGTATATATTACCGCTTCTGAGGCAGTAATACCTCTTCCGGTTGACATGGCACCTGTGGATGCGTCAATTGTGGCAATAGTTGACTCATTATACACGAATAAGAATTTATAA
- a CDS encoding RNA polymerase sigma factor RpoD/SigA, with the protein MVSVRITKQYTNRESQSLDKYLQEIGKVDLLTPDQEIELAIRIKNGDQNALETLTKANLRFVVSVAKQYQNQGLSLGDLINEGNLGLIKAARRFDETRGFKFISYAVWWIRQSILQALAEQSRIVRLPLNRVGALNKITKAYSQLEQEYEREPRASEIAIEVDMDVNEVADTLKISGRHVSVDAPFAQGEDNRLLDVLQNDQHPQPDYTLMSESLKKEISRALSALTEREAEVIRLYFGLNKEHSLTLEEIGEKFSLTRERVRQIKEKAIRRLQRNPKTKNLKAYLGA; encoded by the coding sequence GTGGTATCGGTGAGAATTACGAAGCAATATACGAACCGTGAGAGCCAGTCGCTTGATAAATATTTACAAGAGATAGGCAAAGTAGATTTGCTTACTCCTGATCAGGAAATAGAACTTGCCATCCGTATCAAAAACGGAGACCAGAACGCATTGGAAACCCTTACAAAAGCCAACTTAAGGTTCGTTGTATCGGTTGCTAAACAATATCAAAACCAGGGATTGTCGTTAGGTGATCTTATCAACGAGGGAAACCTTGGCTTGATAAAGGCAGCAAGAAGATTCGATGAGACCCGAGGATTCAAGTTTATTTCGTATGCTGTGTGGTGGATTCGTCAGTCGATCCTTCAGGCACTCGCTGAGCAGTCGAGAATCGTGAGACTTCCTCTGAACAGAGTGGGAGCCCTTAACAAAATCACAAAGGCATACAGCCAGCTCGAGCAGGAGTACGAGAGAGAGCCAAGAGCTTCCGAGATTGCCATAGAAGTGGACATGGATGTCAATGAAGTGGCAGATACGCTTAAAATTTCCGGAAGACATGTCTCTGTAGATGCACCTTTTGCACAGGGTGAAGACAACAGACTCCTTGATGTATTGCAGAACGACCAGCATCCGCAGCCTGACTATACTCTGATGTCTGAATCTCTCAAAAAAGAGATCAGCAGGGCGCTTTCTGCACTCACCGAAAGAGAAGCGGAAGTTATCAGGCTCTATTTTGGCTTGAACAAAGAACACTCTCTCACTCTTGAAGAGATCGGAGAGAAATTCAGTCTGACTCGTGAGCGGGTAAGGCAGATCAAAGAAAAAGCCATCAGGCGTTTACAAAGGAACCCGAAAACAAAAAATTTAAAGGCTTATCTTGGTGCGTAG
- a CDS encoding NlpC/P60 family protein: MRLFLLLLTAGGVLFLTGCSGLSSAPGRGKDVEVNKPSGNPVQDASKRNADTIVTSPLPDNNENKRVPDKTDPQSDDTYYYLPENENISMEEIIMHNVENLSEKQKQNSDKLIMNIIKYFGTPYVWGGNTRNGLDCSGFTKLVFQEAFGLSLFRVARDQFTQGEAIPALEDLQLGDLVFFDTRPSSRPGHVGIYLGNRLFAHASTKQGVIVSSFDTKYYNDKFMGGRRFKELFESE, encoded by the coding sequence TTGCGCTTATTCCTCTTATTATTAACAGCCGGCGGGGTACTCTTCCTGACCGGCTGTTCTGGTTTATCTTCTGCTCCCGGAAGGGGGAAAGATGTCGAAGTGAACAAACCTTCCGGCAATCCGGTACAGGATGCCTCAAAAAGAAATGCTGATACAATTGTCACCAGCCCTCTTCCCGATAACAATGAAAATAAACGGGTCCCCGATAAAACTGACCCGCAATCCGACGACACATACTATTATCTTCCTGAGAATGAAAATATCTCCATGGAAGAAATTATTATGCACAATGTGGAAAACCTGTCGGAGAAACAGAAGCAGAACAGCGACAAGCTGATAATGAATATTATCAAATATTTCGGCACTCCGTATGTTTGGGGTGGAAATACCCGTAACGGGCTCGACTGTTCTGGTTTTACGAAACTGGTGTTTCAGGAGGCATTTGGTCTTTCCCTTTTCCGGGTTGCCCGCGATCAGTTCACTCAGGGAGAAGCCATCCCGGCTCTCGAAGACTTACAGCTTGGTGACCTCGTGTTTTTCGATACCCGTCCCTCTTCCAGGCCCGGACATGTAGGCATCTACCTCGGCAACCGTCTTTTTGCCCACGCCAGCACAAAGCAGGGCGTTATAGTCTCTTCATTTGATACCAAGTACTACAATGACAAGTTCATGGGAGGAAGAAGATTTAAAGAGTTGTTTGAGTCGGAGTAA
- a CDS encoding TlpA family protein disulfide reductase: protein MKFKFILLPALLSFVLTLSCTTNRPVSTNFSYEPSKPVAGGEVTVTFDASGSHVEKEASITLLIFEHSSKEPVAKEVVMTKDGSSYRGKFKSESGTKSLVVVFKGSKSLENNEKRGFRIPLYEKNGDEVKGSDAAYVDFMRNFGDLAEMSLKNNELFKLINNDFVLNPGLKVQYYPVYVSLLRRVKADISDSLVRMDMAEFSTQKDLDELHLVALVRGHEILKDAETATKYREILSSKFPKNDLVVQARVQKIRKEADLKTQKQLVLQFLKEMPESKFATAVTDAYLNAFSKDLEWAKVEKEIVSSGFEPSAFFYNKFAKKYLNEKDAKPDLSLAISKVAFDKTVKEQQEFKNKPLSTSESSYRDGLNSTLAMIAYTRGLAFKKLGKSADALEMFKLAVEASKMEDMSVIPEYLDALAGSGKRKDALEIAKNLKAEAKSNPKLDSLLTAFYIAENGGENGLKDLMTTLNKKADEVISGKLKKELLDYPASDFTLLDLNGQEVTLSKLKGKTVILDFWATWCGPCLASFPVMKKAVEKYASNPDVVFLFVNAWENVKDKKKNASDFITKNNYPFHVVMDEKDKVITDFEVSGIPTKFIISKTGRVKFESIGFEDNEELLLKELDMMIEMAK from the coding sequence ATGAAATTCAAATTTATCCTGTTACCGGCTTTGTTAAGTTTTGTTCTTACATTGTCATGCACAACAAACAGACCGGTCTCAACCAATTTCTCATACGAACCATCGAAACCTGTCGCAGGTGGAGAAGTAACCGTAACATTTGATGCGAGCGGAAGTCATGTCGAAAAAGAGGCCTCCATTACACTCCTCATTTTCGAACACTCATCAAAGGAACCCGTAGCCAAGGAAGTGGTGATGACCAAAGACGGCAGTTCATACAGAGGAAAATTCAAATCCGAGTCGGGTACCAAATCACTTGTTGTCGTCTTTAAAGGATCTAAATCACTCGAAAACAATGAAAAAAGAGGATTCCGGATTCCACTCTACGAAAAGAACGGCGATGAAGTGAAGGGTTCCGATGCAGCGTATGTGGATTTTATGAGGAATTTCGGGGATCTGGCTGAAATGAGTCTGAAAAACAATGAGCTTTTCAAACTCATAAACAACGATTTTGTTTTAAATCCCGGTTTGAAAGTTCAATACTATCCTGTTTATGTCAGTCTCCTGAGAAGGGTTAAAGCCGACATTTCCGACAGTCTGGTAAGAATGGACATGGCAGAATTCTCGACACAAAAAGACCTCGATGAACTGCACCTTGTCGCCCTTGTCAGAGGTCATGAAATATTAAAGGATGCAGAAACCGCCACAAAATACAGGGAGATTCTCTCTTCGAAATTTCCCAAAAATGACCTCGTTGTTCAGGCAAGAGTGCAGAAAATAAGGAAGGAAGCTGACTTAAAAACCCAAAAACAGCTTGTATTACAGTTTCTGAAAGAGATGCCTGAAAGCAAGTTTGCAACTGCTGTTACCGATGCATACCTTAATGCTTTCTCCAAAGACCTCGAATGGGCGAAAGTGGAAAAAGAGATTGTTTCATCAGGTTTTGAGCCTTCTGCGTTTTTCTACAACAAATTTGCAAAAAAATATCTGAATGAAAAGGATGCAAAACCTGATCTGTCGCTGGCTATCAGCAAAGTGGCTTTTGACAAGACGGTTAAGGAGCAACAAGAGTTTAAAAACAAACCTCTCTCAACATCCGAATCATCCTACAGGGATGGACTAAATTCCACTCTGGCGATGATTGCATACACCAGAGGTCTGGCGTTCAAAAAACTCGGTAAAAGTGCCGATGCTCTTGAGATGTTTAAACTTGCAGTAGAAGCATCAAAAATGGAGGATATGTCGGTTATCCCCGAATATCTGGATGCTCTTGCCGGCTCAGGAAAAAGGAAAGATGCCCTTGAAATCGCGAAAAATCTGAAAGCGGAAGCTAAATCGAATCCAAAACTCGACAGCCTGCTGACTGCATTTTATATTGCTGAGAATGGTGGAGAGAACGGACTAAAAGATTTGATGACAACACTAAACAAAAAGGCTGACGAAGTTATTTCCGGTAAGCTCAAAAAAGAGTTGCTCGACTACCCTGCTTCCGATTTCACCCTGCTTGATTTGAACGGTCAGGAAGTGACACTCTCAAAACTAAAAGGCAAGACCGTCATTCTCGATTTTTGGGCTACATGGTGCGGTCCCTGTCTCGCCTCATTCCCGGTAATGAAAAAAGCGGTTGAAAAATACGCTTCAAATCCTGATGTCGTTTTCCTCTTTGTGAATGCATGGGAAAATGTGAAGGACAAAAAGAAAAATGCCTCCGATTTTATCACAAAGAACAACTACCCCTTCCATGTCGTGATGGACGAAAAAGATAAAGTAATCACCGATTTCGAAGTGTCGGGAATACCCACAAAATTCATAATCAGCAAAACCGGCAGAGTAAAATTTGAATCGATCGGCTTTGAAGACAATGAGGAATTGTTGCTCAAAGAGCTCGATATGATGATTGAAATGGCGAAATAG